The following proteins are encoded in a genomic region of bacterium:
- the thrC gene encoding threonine synthase, with translation MQYISTRGEKESRGFQDAVMTGLARDGGLLLPDVIPDVTGKLKDWKSLSYTDLAFEVMRLYTDIPERELRDLITRSYASFRHPDVTPVRSVGDIHILELFHGPTLAFKDVALQFLGNAFEYVLKKTGREMNILAATSGDTGSAAIDGVKGREHINIFVMHPHGRVSPLQERQMTTVPDANVFNIAVEGTFDDCQRIMKTIFSDLEFKDRYSLGTVNSINWARVLAQIVYFFFAAFRVMRLTGAKTVQFSIPTGNFGDIFAGYMAARMGLPISRLVLATNENDILSRFFNTGRYSSDAVHATISPSMDIQVASNFERYLYYRLGADPVVLSRVMKQFEVDQKITVPPLANGKIDNLICAGSGNTAQTLATIREFQTRYGYLLDPHTAVGVHVARPYVNPASPMICLATAHPAKFSQAIQEATGSDLAHHPILEALRHLPTRCAILPASEGEIRKHMEKNICT, from the coding sequence ATGCAATACATCAGTACACGTGGTGAAAAAGAGAGCCGGGGGTTTCAGGATGCCGTCATGACCGGTCTGGCCCGCGACGGGGGGCTGTTGCTCCCTGACGTGATCCCGGATGTAACCGGCAAACTCAAGGACTGGAAATCGCTCTCTTACACCGATCTGGCATTCGAAGTCATGCGGCTCTATACGGATATTCCGGAGCGGGAACTCCGCGACCTGATCACCCGGAGCTATGCCTCCTTCCGGCATCCCGACGTGACCCCGGTCCGTAGCGTCGGGGACATCCACATCCTGGAGCTGTTTCATGGCCCCACCCTCGCCTTCAAGGATGTGGCGCTTCAGTTTTTGGGAAATGCGTTTGAATATGTCCTGAAGAAAACCGGGCGGGAAATGAACATCCTCGCCGCCACGAGCGGCGACACCGGCAGCGCCGCCATCGATGGCGTCAAAGGCCGCGAGCATATCAATATCTTCGTCATGCATCCCCACGGCCGGGTCAGTCCACTTCAGGAACGCCAGATGACCACGGTCCCGGATGCCAATGTGTTCAATATCGCCGTGGAGGGCACGTTTGACGACTGCCAGCGGATCATGAAAACCATTTTCAGCGATCTGGAATTTAAGGACCGTTATTCGCTCGGCACCGTCAACTCGATCAACTGGGCACGTGTGCTGGCCCAGATCGTCTATTTCTTCTTTGCCGCCTTCCGCGTCATGCGGCTGACCGGGGCCAAAACGGTTCAGTTTTCCATCCCTACCGGCAACTTCGGCGATATCTTTGCCGGCTATATGGCCGCCCGGATGGGACTGCCCATCAGCCGGCTGGTGCTGGCCACCAATGAAAACGACATCCTATCGCGCTTCTTTAATACCGGCCGCTATTCCAGTGATGCCGTCCATGCCACCATCAGCCCCTCTATGGACATTCAGGTGGCCAGCAACTTCGAGCGGTATCTGTATTACCGGCTGGGCGCTGACCCGGTGGTCTTAAGCCGGGTCATGAAGCAGTTTGAGGTGGACCAGAAGATTACGGTGCCGCCGCTCGCGAATGGCAAGATTGATAACCTCATCTGTGCCGGTTCCGGCAATACCGCGCAAACCCTGGCCACCATCAGGGAATTTCAGACCCGCTATGGCTACCTGCTTGATCCCCACACCGCCGTCGGCGTTCATGTGGCCAGGCCTTACGTTAACCCAGCTTCCCCCATGATCTGCCTGGCGACCGCGCATCCGGCGAAGTTCAGTCAGGCCATTCAGGAGGCCACCGGATCGGACCTGGCCCATCATCCCATTCTCGAGGCGTTGCGCCATCTGCCCACCCGCTGCGCTATCCTCCCTGCCAGCGAAGGGGAAATCCGGAAGCACATGGAGAAGAATATTTGCACCTGA
- a CDS encoding class II aldolase/adducin family protein encodes MTYKALRKDICDANQELHKNGLTFLGRGEVSGFDREHAIMVVKPAGIPHERLTPEDMLVVDFTGTRIEGTAAPGPDAITHLYLAQSFLEVNAIASSYSPHATMFAHALRPIPCLGSIHAAHFKGEIPVTRMLRKPELDRSYEKSLSSVIVERFGRMVHLETPAVLVASHGVVAWGKTAADAVFSGLAVEELARITLGTLQLAPAIQPIPSMLVDRSFADHGRK; translated from the coding sequence ATGACTTACAAAGCGTTGCGTAAAGATATCTGTGATGCCAATCAGGAACTTCATAAAAACGGCCTCACCTTTTTGGGCCGGGGTGAAGTCAGCGGATTTGACCGTGAACATGCGATTATGGTGGTGAAACCGGCCGGCATTCCCCATGAACGGCTGACGCCGGAAGACATGCTGGTGGTGGATTTTACAGGAACCCGGATCGAAGGCACCGCGGCCCCGGGACCGGATGCCATCACCCATCTCTATCTGGCCCAGTCCTTTCTGGAGGTGAACGCCATTGCGAGCAGTTACAGCCCGCATGCCACCATGTTTGCCCACGCCCTGCGCCCCATCCCCTGTCTGGGCTCCATCCATGCGGCCCATTTCAAGGGCGAGATTCCTGTGACCCGCATGTTGCGGAAGCCCGAGCTGGACCGCAGTTACGAAAAGAGTTTGTCCTCCGTCATTGTGGAACGTTTCGGACGGATGGTGCATCTTGAAACGCCCGCCGTATTGGTCGCGAGCCATGGAGTGGTCGCCTGGGGGAAAACGGCGGCAGACGCCGTTTTCAGCGGATTGGCGGTCGAGGAACTGGCCCGGATCACGTTGGGCACGTTACAGCTGGCCCCGGCGATACAGCCCATTCCCTCCATGCTGGTGGACCGCAGCTTCGCCGATCACGGCCGGAAGTGA
- the hisB gene encoding imidazoleglycerol-phosphate dehydratase HisB, with protein sequence MKNRSATVARKTRETDIKVSINLDGSGVSKIETEMPFLSHMLELFSKHSLIDLTVVAKGDLEVDYHHTVEDLGLVLGDAIDQALGDRKGIVRYGSAYIPMDDALSRAVVDLGGRPFMVYEVANRTRKIRDFDLLLIREFFQAFTVKARMNLHIAQLYGKEPHHAYEAIFKAVARAMSAACQKDPRVKGVPSSKGAI encoded by the coding sequence ATGAAGAACCGATCAGCGACAGTGGCGCGTAAAACGCGCGAGACCGACATCAAAGTATCCATCAATCTTGATGGTTCAGGGGTCAGCAAAATCGAGACGGAAATGCCGTTTCTCAGCCATATGCTGGAATTGTTCTCCAAACATTCGCTGATTGATCTCACCGTGGTGGCCAAGGGGGATCTTGAAGTCGACTACCATCACACCGTCGAGGATCTGGGGTTGGTGCTCGGGGACGCCATTGACCAGGCCCTGGGTGACCGCAAGGGGATTGTGCGATACGGGTCGGCCTATATCCCCATGGATGATGCCCTGAGCCGGGCCGTGGTGGATTTGGGGGGACGTCCCTTTATGGTCTATGAAGTGGCCAATCGTACACGCAAGATCCGCGATTTCGACCTGTTGCTGATCCGTGAATTCTTCCAGGCGTTTACCGTCAAGGCCCGGATGAATCTCCATATTGCCCAGCTTTATGGTAAGGAACCCCACCATGCCTACGAGGCCATTTTCAAGGCAGTGGCGCGCGCCATGAGTGCCGCCTGTCAGAAGGATCCCCGTGTCAAAGGCGTGCCGTCCAGCAAAGGGGCGATCTGA
- the hisA gene encoding 1-(5-phosphoribosyl)-5-[(5-phosphoribosylamino)methylideneamino]imidazole-4-carboxamide isomerase, giving the protein MKIYPAIDLKDGKCVRLRQGLAEAVTVYSTDPVAMARQWAEAGGDWLHVVDLDGAFAGHPVHHEVIKAMAAAISIPLELGGGLRTDADIRQMLEAGVSRVILGTRACADPGALAALVKTFGDKIAVGIDARNGKVQVKGWVETTDTLAVDLAVKVAAAGVRTIIYTDTATDGMLTGPNLDGVRILCRAVKARIIASGGISNCGDIAALAALALPNLDGVIVGKALYEGAVTIPAMRAVAGSAF; this is encoded by the coding sequence TTGAAAATTTATCCAGCCATTGATTTGAAAGACGGGAAATGTGTGAGGTTGCGCCAGGGCCTGGCGGAGGCGGTCACCGTCTATTCCACGGATCCTGTAGCCATGGCGCGCCAATGGGCGGAGGCGGGTGGCGATTGGCTGCATGTGGTGGATCTGGACGGGGCGTTTGCCGGGCATCCGGTTCATCACGAGGTGATCAAGGCCATGGCGGCCGCCATTTCCATTCCCTTGGAATTAGGCGGGGGCCTTCGTACGGACGCCGATATCCGCCAGATGCTGGAGGCCGGCGTGAGCCGCGTGATTCTGGGAACCCGCGCCTGTGCCGATCCCGGGGCGCTGGCGGCGCTGGTGAAGACCTTTGGTGACAAGATTGCCGTGGGGATTGATGCCCGTAACGGGAAGGTTCAAGTCAAGGGCTGGGTGGAAACCACTGACACCCTGGCGGTGGATCTGGCCGTGAAGGTGGCGGCGGCAGGGGTGCGTACGATCATTTATACCGATACGGCCACGGACGGGATGTTGACCGGCCCCAATCTTGACGGCGTGCGGATCCTGTGCCGGGCGGTGAAGGCCAGGATCATCGCCTCAGGCGGGATTTCCAACTGCGGGGATATTGCGGCACTCGCGGCCTTGGCACTGCCCAACCTCGATGGGGTCATTGTCGGGAAAGCCCTCTATGAGGGGGCCGTGACCATTCCCGCCATGCGGGCGGTGGCAGGATCGGCGTTCTGA
- a CDS encoding pitrilysin family protein, translating to MMIDSKLVRLPSGVRVVTAPMPQVESVSMGIWIGAGGRCETAAQSGVSHFLEHILFKGTARRTAREISQAIEGRGGDINAFTQEENTCYYARVAAPHTWQALDVLIDMIQHPRLAPVDIKKERDVIIEEIMMVRDQPHQQVEETLGELMWLNHPLGRPLAGTCETVKAIGRDELLAYKTRHYVPANIVVAFAGKVDHQSCIERVQAAFPGKGRALPPPFAPLGKGVKHKPLDVQAKEVEQAHMALGFPTFGRRDPRRFALKLFSVILGENMSSRLFQVVREQYGLAYAIQCGGHLFHDTGCFAITGGLDRDRLDRALALIAREVRRIKDTPVGKRELERARDYSIGQIQLGLESTTSQMMWIGEHILAYGRVKAPEEGIEALKKVTAAEIQHLAGEILRPEQASLAMVMPDADGRANAKLGTWLGSI from the coding sequence ATGATGATTGATTCAAAGCTCGTGCGACTGCCCTCCGGTGTACGTGTGGTGACCGCGCCGATGCCGCAGGTCGAAAGCGTGTCGATGGGCATCTGGATCGGAGCCGGCGGCCGTTGTGAAACGGCCGCCCAGTCCGGGGTCAGCCACTTCCTCGAACACATTCTTTTCAAAGGGACCGCCCGGCGTACGGCGCGTGAGATTTCGCAGGCCATTGAGGGGCGGGGCGGGGATATCAATGCCTTCACGCAGGAGGAGAATACCTGTTATTACGCCCGGGTGGCGGCACCCCATACGTGGCAGGCGCTCGATGTCCTGATAGATATGATTCAGCACCCCCGTCTGGCTCCGGTGGATATCAAAAAGGAGCGGGACGTTATCATCGAGGAAATCATGATGGTCCGGGATCAGCCCCACCAGCAGGTGGAGGAGACACTGGGTGAGTTGATGTGGCTGAATCATCCGTTGGGCCGGCCCCTGGCCGGGACCTGTGAGACGGTCAAGGCCATCGGGCGCGACGAATTGCTGGCGTATAAAACCCGGCATTATGTGCCCGCCAATATCGTCGTGGCCTTTGCAGGGAAAGTGGATCACCAATCCTGCATTGAACGCGTGCAGGCGGCGTTCCCCGGGAAAGGCAGGGCCTTGCCGCCCCCCTTCGCTCCCTTGGGAAAAGGGGTGAAACACAAGCCGCTGGACGTGCAGGCGAAAGAGGTGGAGCAGGCGCATATGGCGCTGGGATTCCCGACATTTGGACGCCGGGATCCCCGACGCTTTGCCTTGAAACTGTTCAGTGTCATTCTGGGCGAGAATATGAGTTCGCGCCTGTTCCAGGTGGTCCGCGAGCAGTATGGCCTGGCCTATGCCATTCAATGTGGTGGCCATCTGTTTCATGACACCGGCTGCTTTGCGATTACCGGCGGGTTGGACCGGGACCGGTTGGACCGTGCCTTGGCGTTGATTGCCCGCGAGGTGCGCCGGATCAAGGATACCCCGGTCGGGAAGCGGGAGCTGGAGCGGGCCCGTGATTATTCCATCGGGCAGATCCAACTGGGCCTGGAAAGCACGACCAGTCAGATGATGTGGATCGGGGAGCATATTCTGGCCTATGGGCGTGTGAAGGCACCGGAAGAGGGGATCGAGGCGTTGAAGAAAGTCACTGCGGCGGAAATTCAGCACCTGGCAGGTGAGATTTTGCGCCCGGAACAGGCCAGTCTGGCCATGGTCATGCCCGATGCCGATGGCCGTGCGAATGCAAAACTCGGAACGTGGTTAGGGTCCATATAA
- a CDS encoding glycoside hydrolase family 18 protein: MKSCIQLGLFAANEGFSYQSPLKYHSTTRFAFLRRIVTIALLLVSGSLTAHSQIVAGYYAEWTTQEYPPSAIPLQNLTHVIHAFAWPNADGSISYPQGFLTPVPELTQRAHTAGKKVLLSLGGYTDSLGFSPMAGNSTARAKFVTTLTALCLTNHYDGADLDWEYPENTTDRQNLTLLVQDIRAYWKQAAPNLMLTMTINADDWRGKFFDVATLHPLLDWIGVMTYCYYGSWAGMSGHNAPLYSNPLDPLAAGSIDQSIRQYFHDQRGVPYNKLVSGIPFYGLAFTGTTQLYKPAAGGNACEYTVASTLNYTYNWDSVSQVPYLTSPLNGGTIVTFEDPVSVRLKCQYAKAQGLAGVMIWELSQDLLSIGNQPLLSAVGSEMLALPPPPPPPPAAPTNNFASGEIRSVGTISGSLSSLLTADNVYESIKEGLSSGTAKKRYSYLSHIWTFDVTGGTSVVFTIQAHHSTNQDGDHFAFSYSTDNVNFSSMLTVTKTTDDNAFQTFSLPATVKGKVYVRVMDTNRTAGKTSQDTLYVDQMFIRSTP, from the coding sequence ATGAAATCATGCATTCAGTTGGGATTATTTGCGGCAAATGAAGGGTTTTCTTATCAATCACCGCTTAAGTATCATTCGACTACCCGCTTCGCATTCCTGCGAAGAATAGTCACTATAGCGCTGCTCTTAGTGTCGGGAAGCTTAACAGCCCATAGCCAGATCGTGGCGGGCTATTACGCAGAATGGACCACCCAGGAGTACCCGCCTTCCGCCATCCCGCTTCAGAATCTGACTCATGTGATACATGCCTTTGCCTGGCCGAATGCCGATGGCAGTATTTCTTATCCACAAGGCTTTTTAACGCCTGTACCGGAGCTCACGCAACGCGCCCATACCGCTGGCAAGAAAGTGTTGCTCTCACTGGGCGGCTATACGGACTCACTGGGTTTCTCCCCGATGGCAGGGAATTCAACCGCTCGCGCCAAATTCGTGACCACTCTCACGGCATTATGCCTGACCAATCACTATGATGGCGCCGACCTCGATTGGGAATACCCTGAAAACACCACCGACCGCCAGAACCTGACGTTGCTGGTTCAGGATATTCGCGCCTACTGGAAACAGGCGGCGCCTAATTTGATGCTGACCATGACCATTAATGCCGACGACTGGCGGGGTAAATTTTTTGATGTCGCAACCCTGCATCCATTACTAGATTGGATCGGGGTAATGACCTACTGCTACTATGGCTCCTGGGCAGGGATGTCCGGCCATAATGCTCCGCTTTACTCCAATCCCCTGGATCCCCTGGCGGCCGGCTCCATTGATCAAAGTATCCGCCAGTATTTCCATGACCAACGCGGGGTGCCTTACAATAAGCTGGTCTCAGGAATCCCTTTCTACGGTCTGGCGTTCACAGGGACCACCCAACTCTATAAGCCCGCCGCCGGCGGAAATGCCTGCGAATACACGGTCGCGTCCACCCTCAATTACACCTATAACTGGGACAGTGTTTCCCAGGTTCCCTATCTCACCTCCCCCCTCAATGGGGGAACCATCGTCACCTTTGAGGATCCGGTCTCGGTCCGCCTGAAATGCCAGTATGCCAAGGCGCAGGGCCTCGCCGGCGTCATGATCTGGGAACTCAGTCAGGATCTGCTGAGCATCGGGAACCAACCGCTATTGAGCGCAGTAGGCTCGGAAATGTTGGCCCTTCCCCCGCCACCACCCCCCCCACCCGCAGCGCCCACGAATAATTTCGCGTCAGGCGAAATCCGGAGCGTGGGCACTATTTCCGGAAGCCTTTCATCCCTGCTCACCGCCGACAACGTATATGAATCGATCAAAGAAGGACTCTCCAGCGGGACCGCCAAAAAACGGTATTCCTACCTGAGCCATATCTGGACGTTTGATGTCACCGGCGGCACGTCCGTCGTATTCACGATTCAGGCGCATCACTCGACCAACCAGGACGGCGATCATTTTGCATTCTCCTATTCCACGGATAATGTGAATTTCAGCTCCATGCTGACGGTGACCAAGACCACGGATGACAACGCGTTCCAAACCTTTTCCCTACCGGCAACCGTGAAGGGCAAGGTGTATGTCCGGGTCATGGACACCAATCGCACCGCAGGCAAAACGTCACAAGACACCCTCTATGTGGACCAGATGTTCATCCGCTCTACCCCATAA
- a CDS encoding metallophosphoesterase: protein MDNESLYRMIEQRIGRAHLTHRLHMQSHWVAKVMGHGRTYFHIENMMVLHWLIRLSLKMTGLYRRGQQNALRAIVRHNPVSIPGLPRAFDGFTILHLSDLHLDITPELPEAIARVIAPLTYDVCVITGDFRSLTHGPTGPAIEAFQRLRPALKGDVYAVFGNHDFIEMLPPLEATGIRLLMNESVVLRRGDAAITLAGVDDPHFYETDNIQKAATHLDPAMPSVLLAHSPEIYRKAAACGFNLLLCGHTHAGQICLPGGFPLFINARVPIRFVRGSWGYRGMQGYTSAGTGCSGVDVRFSCRPEVTLHTLKSK from the coding sequence ATGGATAATGAATCTCTATACCGGATGATCGAGCAGCGCATCGGGCGGGCACACCTGACCCATCGGCTGCACATGCAGTCACATTGGGTCGCCAAGGTGATGGGCCATGGCCGGACGTATTTTCACATTGAAAACATGATGGTGCTGCACTGGCTGATCCGGCTTTCACTCAAAATGACCGGCCTCTATCGGCGGGGCCAGCAGAATGCCTTGAGAGCCATCGTCCGTCATAATCCGGTATCCATTCCCGGCCTACCCCGCGCCTTCGATGGCTTCACGATCCTGCACTTATCCGACCTGCATCTGGATATCACTCCGGAACTCCCGGAGGCCATTGCCCGGGTGATCGCCCCGCTCACCTATGATGTCTGCGTCATCACCGGAGACTTCCGCTCGCTCACGCATGGCCCGACCGGACCGGCGATTGAAGCCTTTCAACGCCTGCGGCCGGCACTGAAGGGGGATGTGTATGCGGTATTCGGAAACCATGATTTCATCGAAATGCTGCCGCCTCTTGAGGCGACGGGAATCCGGCTTCTGATGAACGAGTCCGTGGTATTGCGGCGCGGGGATGCCGCCATCACCCTGGCGGGGGTCGATGACCCCCATTTCTACGAAACGGACAACATCCAGAAAGCCGCCACCCATCTGGACCCGGCAATGCCCTCCGTACTGCTGGCCCATTCACCTGAAATCTACCGGAAGGCCGCGGCCTGCGGGTTTAACCTCCTGCTGTGCGGACATACGCATGCCGGACAGATCTGTCTCCCGGGTGGCTTTCCCTTATTCATCAATGCCCGCGTCCCGATCCGTTTTGTGCGGGGCTCGTGGGGGTACCGGGGCATGCAGGGCTATACCTCCGCCGGAACAGGGTGCTCCGGCGTGGATGTGCGGTTCTCGTGCCGCCCGGAAGTAACCCTCCACACGCTCAAAAGCAAATAA
- a CDS encoding mannose-1-phosphate guanylyltransferase gives MRYAVIMAGGSGTRLWPMSRDVMPKQLIPFIKGKSLVQIASQRLEGLVPSAQRYICAANRQEPMMRQALPELGTSQFLGEPCARDTLNAVGFSAAILAKQDPEAVIAIFTADHIIEPIDQFLKIVDQGFRLAEQRPHTLVTFGIAPTQAATGYGYLQLSTPIEGGASIVDQFKEKPTADLAERYFKAGPSKYLWNSGMFVWRASTLLDCIRRYHPENHDGLMKIAAAWGTPLQQEVIAAIYPTLKKISVDFAVMEPASRDASVQVAAVPMPLKWLDVGSWPSFALTCPMDGDQNATGGGKSLLMDSQGMLVASSDPNHLIVTVGCQNLMVIHTPEATLICPADQAERIKEVQQLVASKFGPEYV, from the coding sequence ATGAGATATGCAGTGATAATGGCGGGTGGATCAGGAACGCGGTTGTGGCCGATGAGCCGGGACGTGATGCCCAAACAATTGATCCCTTTTATCAAGGGGAAAAGCCTGGTTCAAATTGCCTCCCAACGGCTTGAAGGGCTCGTGCCGTCCGCCCAACGCTATATCTGCGCTGCCAATCGTCAGGAGCCCATGATGCGCCAGGCCCTGCCTGAATTGGGGACCAGTCAATTCCTGGGCGAACCCTGCGCGAGGGACACCCTGAATGCCGTCGGGTTCAGCGCCGCGATTCTTGCGAAACAGGATCCCGAGGCCGTCATTGCCATTTTTACCGCCGACCATATCATTGAACCCATCGATCAATTCCTCAAGATTGTGGATCAGGGCTTCCGCCTGGCCGAACAGCGGCCCCACACATTAGTCACCTTCGGCATCGCCCCGACCCAGGCGGCCACCGGCTACGGGTACCTTCAACTCAGCACCCCTATCGAAGGCGGCGCGTCCATCGTGGATCAATTCAAGGAAAAGCCAACCGCGGATTTGGCTGAACGCTACTTCAAGGCCGGACCGTCCAAATATCTCTGGAACAGTGGCATGTTCGTCTGGCGTGCCAGCACCCTGCTGGACTGTATCCGGCGTTATCATCCGGAAAACCATGACGGCCTGATGAAAATTGCCGCCGCCTGGGGGACACCGCTTCAACAGGAAGTCATCGCGGCCATCTATCCCACCCTGAAAAAAATCAGTGTGGATTTTGCCGTCATGGAGCCCGCCTCACGAGACGCCTCCGTTCAGGTAGCCGCCGTTCCGATGCCGCTGAAATGGCTGGATGTCGGCTCCTGGCCGTCCTTCGCCCTGACCTGTCCGATGGACGGGGATCAGAATGCCACCGGAGGGGGGAAGTCGTTGTTGATGGACAGCCAGGGCATGCTCGTGGCCTCCAGTGACCCCAACCACCTGATTGTCACCGTCGGCTGCCAGAACCTCATGGTCATTCACACGCCCGAAGCGACCCTCATCTGCCCCGCTGATCAGGCCGAACGCATCAAGGAAGTCCAACAACTGGTCGCCTCAAAGTTCGGTCCGGAATACGTCTGA
- a CDS encoding DUF192 domain-containing protein → MHLIPELLVADTFWKRSIGLMGRRGLNPGQGLLLSPCGSIHTCFMCFSIDLIFLDSNGRVVRIVQQVPPWRFVWGGGKAHSVIEVQSGWLTSPPNIGERVEIGVS, encoded by the coding sequence TTGCACCTGATTCCCGAACTGCTCGTTGCCGACACCTTCTGGAAGCGCAGTATCGGATTGATGGGGCGCCGTGGCCTGAATCCTGGACAGGGCCTGCTTCTCAGCCCCTGTGGCTCCATCCACACCTGCTTCATGTGCTTCTCCATTGACCTCATTTTTCTGGATTCCAACGGGCGGGTTGTCCGCATCGTTCAACAGGTGCCCCCCTGGCGTTTCGTCTGGGGCGGCGGGAAGGCCCACTCGGTCATTGAAGTCCAAAGCGGCTGGCTCACCTCCCCGCCCAACATCGGCGAGAGAGTTGAGATTGGGGTGAGTTGA
- a CDS encoding SDR family oxidoreductase produces MKLRGKTALVTGGAVRIGKAICEALAEEGCNVVIHCSRSLPAAQQLAGLIRARGVKAWVVREPIDSEADCRSLITASLKQAKQLDILVNNAAVFHKNRLATTTERKLTVELGINLFAPIFLTRFFAEQAEQGAVINLLDRRIMANDPDCLPYSLSKKGLAAFTQEAALALAPAITVNAVAPGAVLPPPGKGAEYLCDHAGRIPLNCRISPQDVAAGVVALLRLEGVTGQTLFVDGGQHLLGNGV; encoded by the coding sequence ATGAAACTTCGCGGAAAAACAGCATTGGTCACCGGCGGGGCGGTCAGGATTGGCAAGGCCATCTGTGAGGCGCTGGCGGAGGAAGGCTGTAACGTGGTGATCCATTGCAGCCGCTCCCTGCCAGCCGCCCAGCAACTGGCTGGATTGATCCGTGCTCGCGGGGTCAAGGCGTGGGTCGTGCGTGAGCCCATTGACTCCGAGGCCGATTGCCGCTCCCTGATTACCGCCTCACTCAAGCAGGCCAAACAACTCGACATCCTCGTGAATAATGCGGCGGTCTTCCATAAAAACCGGTTGGCAACCACGACCGAGCGCAAGCTGACGGTGGAGCTGGGAATCAATTTGTTTGCTCCAATATTCCTGACGCGTTTTTTTGCGGAACAAGCCGAGCAGGGGGCGGTGATTAATTTACTGGACCGGCGGATCATGGCCAACGATCCCGACTGTCTGCCCTACTCGCTATCCAAAAAAGGGTTGGCGGCCTTTACTCAGGAAGCCGCCCTCGCCCTGGCGCCCGCCATCACCGTGAACGCGGTGGCACCCGGCGCGGTGCTTCCCCCGCCGGGGAAGGGCGCAGAGTATCTCTGTGACCATGCGGGCCGGATTCCGCTCAACTGCCGTATTTCGCCGCAGGATGTGGCTGCTGGCGTGGTGGCGTTGCTGCGGCTTGAGGGTGTGACCGGCCAGACCCTGTTTGTGGATGGTGGCCAGCATTTGCTTGGGAATGGCGTGTGA